A genomic region of Caenorhabditis elegans chromosome V contains the following coding sequences:
- the F23H12.7 gene encoding Inner membrane protein (Confirmed by transcript evidence) — protein sequence MDFEYKILCCNVAVDVAILCSLEIIVIVATYLTGFKHPLMTCQSFNVSILERYNEPTVLSQHKICTTNGPLVFWIIIHLFTDLMALISIYTKNTKLLLGFLVVTSMDLLVSLAYVVVLLAFIVLNEQIDKVMIMFMGGMVLFKIYEILTGRRLYWYLLWLQDNMMAPRSALIKNDDNSVFQF from the exons ATGGATTTTGAGTACAAAATTTTGTGCTGCAACGTGGCAGTCGATGTGGCCATATTATGCTCATTAGAGATAATTGTCATTGTGGCCACATATTTAACAG GCTTCAAGCACCCTTTAATGACATGCCAGTCATTCAATGTTTCAATTCTTGAACGTTATAATGAGCCTACAGTACTTTCTCAACATAAAATATGCACAACCAATGGTCCCCTTGTTTTCTGGATTATTATTCACCTTTTCACTGATCTAATGGCACTG atctcaatctacacaaaaaatacaaaacttcTTCTTGGCTTCCTGGTTGTGACGTCCATGGATCTACTCGTATCACTTGCTTATGTCGTTGTACTGCTTGCTTTCATTGTACTCAATGAACAGATTGacaaa GTTATGATAATGTTCATGGGTGGAATGGTCCTCTTCAAAATTTACGAGATTCTTACTGGACGGCGTCTTTATTGGTATCTTCTCTGGCTTCAAGACAACATGATGGCTCCCCGTTCAGCGCTTATTAAGAATGATGATAACagtgtttttcagttttga
- the K01D12.1 gene encoding Methyltransferase FkbM domain-containing protein (Confirmed by transcript evidence), whose translation MITSMPYNRLREAILHKRKLSKHILVAMVLISSMLLLINIMQDSNEEGDDVPVEGTPTFKAFYNCVYPKLASLRGNYEMFWTSFVNLTKECDGLEEYKALDIQPVANTDEVKYVAFPKRDENITMVTLGIGHDVDAEMRLKKLWPKTEFFGVDPSPEINKDLYEVKLGGNYFQIAVSGKGGMQKSYIFRKEYRDEATMHIGADYFFGDMLQKPRVDILWMDTEGNEFPVLDMIHRGGPLDQRGVTICQMNIEIHKDLMKDITGEREKFHDFVWKLLADKKYIMVKPFYVYWFHQFIRTVIINVADPECTNLYMN comes from the exons ATGATTACCTCAATGCCTTATAATCGACTACGGGAAG CTATACTTCATAAACGGAAACTGTCAAAACATATTCTCGTCGCAATGGTATTAATCAGTTCAATGCttcttttaataaatataatgCAAGATTCGAATGAGGAGGGAGATGATGTTCCTGTAGAAGGGACTCCAACATTTAAAGCATTTTATAATTGTGTTTATCCAAAACTTGCTTCATTGAGAGGAAACTATGAAATG ttctggACATCTTTTGTCAATTTAACGAAAGAATGTGACGGTCTTGAAGAATATAAAGCACTTGATATCCAACCTGTTGCTAACACGGACGAAGTTAAATACGTGGCATTTCCAAAAAGAGATGAGAATATTACAATGGTAACACTTGGTATTGGACATGATGTTGATGCAGAAATGAGATTGAAAAAG CTCTGGccaaaaaccgaatttttcgGAGTTGATCCAAGCCCAGAAATCAATAAGGATTTATATGAAGTAAAGCTTGGtggaaactattttcaaatagcTGTCAGTGGCAAAGGGGGAATGCAGAAATCGTATATATTCAGAA aAGAGTATCGCGATGAAGCCACGATGCACATTGGAGCTGACTATTTCTTTGGTGACATGCTTCAAAAACCAAGAGTTGATATTTTGTGGATGGATACCGAAGGAAATGAATTCCCTGTTCTGGATATGATTCATCGTGGAGGACCATTGGACCAGCGAGGTGTTACAATATGCCAAATGAATATAGAAATTCATAAAGATTTAATGAAGGATATTACTGGAGAACGAGAGAAATTTCATGACTTTGTTTGGAAGCTGTTGGCCGATAAGAAGTATATTATGGTTAAACCATTTTATGTCTATTGGTTTCATCAATTTATTCGAACTGTTATTATCAATGTTGCTGATCCAGAGTGTACGAACTTATACatgaattga
- the F23H12.7 gene encoding Inner membrane protein (Confirmed by transcript evidence), translating into MDLLVSLAYVVVLLAFIVLNEQIDKVMIMFMGGMVLFKIYEILTGRRLYWYLLWLQDNMMAPRSALIKNDDNSVFQF; encoded by the exons ATGGATCTACTCGTATCACTTGCTTATGTCGTTGTACTGCTTGCTTTCATTGTACTCAATGAACAGATTGacaaa GTTATGATAATGTTCATGGGTGGAATGGTCCTCTTCAAAATTTACGAGATTCTTACTGGACGGCGTCTTTATTGGTATCTTCTCTGGCTTCAAGACAACATGATGGCTCCCCGTTCAGCGCTTATTAAGAATGATGATAACagtgtttttcagttttga
- the F23H12.10 gene encoding uncharacterized protein (Confirmed by transcript evidence), which translates to MARKWLEERKERNAISTGWNDVDDDHSKIRRNLPTNSSNFSSLSHTILARIMLCRENLPYKKFAG; encoded by the exons ATGGCACGGAAATGGCTGGAGGAGAGAAAGGAGAGAAATGCGATTTCAACTGGTTGGAATGACGTCGATGATGATCACAGT aaaatacgACGAAATCTTCCCACCAATAGTTCGAATTTTTCGTCGCTAAGCCACACCATCTTGGCTCGGATCATGCTTTGCAGAGAGAATTTACCTtacaaa aaatttgcGGGATGA